Below is a window of Herminiimonas arsenicoxydans DNA.
ACATACTTGGGATTGATGTCCGCAGACATGATTCATAAGATTGAAAGAGCCAAAGAAGCAGCTGGTCTATTGTCAATCGCTGGCCAGTGGCATATGGCATTACGAGAATCTAAACATGGCAATAGGTTTGCGGGTGCTTACCTTGATCAGGTCACTAACGCGCTATCAGGTCAAACTGCTCAGGCAAGCTAATTGTTGCAGCCAAGCCGATTCCATCTTAGGACACTTGTAGGGTTGCAAATACAGACGTGTCGTAGATATTCCATAAATCCACTATTCAATAATTCAATAATTCAAATGTCATCGAAGTGTCATATTTAATTCATATACTCCTGCTCAGCAGTCCAGTTTTCTCTTTTCGTCTTTGATAACCAACAGGGGTAAATGAATGAATTTGAAAAAAGTACTTACCGTAATAGGCGTTGCTTCCGCTGCAATTTTGACCCAAGGTGTCTACGCTCAGGCTGTACAAGTAGATCCGGCACTGCCGACTTACCAAAAAGCTGCTGGCATTTCCGGTAACTTCACCAGCGTCGGTTCCGACACACTGAATAATCTGATGACGCTTTGGGCCGAAGAGTACAAACGCATTTACCCTAACGTTAACATCCAGATTCAAGGCGCTGGCTCCTCTACGGCACCTCCGGCCCTGACTGAGGGCGCTTCAAATTTCGGCCCAATGAGCCGCATGATGAACGCCAAGGAAGTCGAATCCTTTGAGAAAAAGCATGGCTATAAGCCGTATGCAGTCCCTGTCGCAATTGATGCACTGGCGGTTTACGTCAACAAGGATAATCCGATCAAAGGTTTGAGCATCGAAGAAGTAGACGCGATGATGTCAGTAGGTCGCAAATGCGGTCTTGCTGAAGACATCACCAAGTGGGGTCAAGTTGGCATGAGCGGCGAATGGGCTAGCCGTGACATCGCGTTGTACGGTCGTAATTCGGTGTCCGGCACATATGGTTTTTACAAGGATGTTGCCCTGTGCAAAGGCGATTTCAAGCGCAATATGGCTGAGCAACCAGGTTCCGCATCTGTAGTGCAAAGCGTTGCAACCCAGATCAACGCCATTGGTTATTCGGGCATAGGCTACAAGACATCCGGCGTGCGTGCATTGCCTTTGTCCAAGAAAAAAGGTCAGCCATTTGTCCAGCCGGATGCAGTCCATTCGATCGACGGTACATATCCACTGGCACGCGTGTTGTACGTCTATGTGAACAAGAAGCCGAATCAACCTCTGGCCCCGTTGGAACGCGAGTTCTTCAAGATGGTGCTGTCCAAGCAAGGCCAGAACGTGGTGGTGAAGGATGGATTCGTCCCGATGCCGGCGCGCATGGCCGCAAAAGCTGCTGAAGAACTTTCCAAATAATCAGCGCGATAGCTTCAAATAAAACGCGCCGCACAAGCGGCGCGTTTATCACGATCCTACCTGATCCCAGTTCTATCCGACATGGAGAAAAGCATGAAGCAAACGATGCAATTGGCCTCGCTGGCCGCAGGCGCAGCTGTCATTCTCGCGCTGACCGGCTGCGCGACGGACACGAAACAAACCAATACGGCGACAACAGCGACACCGGCCGCAAGCAAAATGACAGTTACGACTGCGCAAGCTAGCGAGTTTTATGTGGTACTGCCAGAGGACGGACGCATTTATGCGTTCGGTGACACCAAAAACTATATGAGTTATCTGGCTCATTCGGAAGTCCCGTTGACCCGTACCCGCATCGGTGCGGGTCCAGGTGGCAAAACGGTGGTGTTCGGCATTACCTCTGACGATGTAAAGAAAAACGAACCCAGCACAGCAGAGAAAATCATGGACGGCAAGTTGGAAGCTGCATCGAATTTTCACGGTGAAGCATTCAAGGCTGGCCGCTTCTATGTATTCAACGATATGAGGGACATGATGGCGTTCACTGCCTACGGTGAAGTGCCATATTCCTATACCGATATCGGCGCTGGACCTAAGGGTGAGACGTTGGTGTGGGTCATGAACAAGGATAGCTATAAAAAAGGTCGTCCATTGTCGACCATCGAACGCTTCCGCAGCCTGCGCGCGGCGAAGTAATTGTAGAAAGGCCGGCTGTGCTCAATGCACAGCTGGCTGCGCTTCCCTTCAAAAAATCAGGCACCCATGAAAACACTCGGCCGCAGTCAAACCGCATCAGCACTCGATCAGGCAATGGGCCGACGACTGTTGGTGGATAAGTTGTTCAAGCATCTGATGTCCATCGGCGGTATCGGCGTCATCATTGCCGTATCGACGATATTTTTCTATCTGGCTAGTGTAGTAGTGCCGCTATTCACACCGCCGAAAATTGAGCGCCAAACGCAGTTTGCGGCACCTGGAAACGCAGCTCAGACCACAGCAGCGTATTCCGGTGAAGAACAAAGAGAAATCGGCGTGCGGATTGGTACTGCGGGCGAGGTTACTTTCTTCCGTTTCGGCAGTGGCGAAGTGCTGAGCACTACCGCGGTCAAAATTCCGGATGGCGTGGCCATCTCCAGTTTCGCGCTCGGCGGGCGCAGTAGTTTTGCATTTGGTTACGGGCTGTCCGACGGCGGCGTGATTATAGCCAAGCAGGTTTATCAAGTTACTTACCCGGAGGGTCGCCGCCTCATCAGCCCGATAATCGAGTATCCGCTGGGCGAAACGCCTGTTGCGGTCGATACTCGCGGTCAGGCGATCACGCAGTTAAGCGTGCAGCATGGAGATGAAGGTACGACCATCGCTGCACAAACAGCGGATGGACGAATTCTGGTATCCGCAGTCAGCGTCACCAGTAATTTAATGACTGGCGAAACCAGCAGCCGAGTAGAGCAATCAGAGATTGACTCCCCACCGGCGGATACAAGACAAATCCTCATCGAATCCAAGCAGCGAGAAATGGTAGTGCTGCATGGTGATAATAGCCTTACGCGCTACAACATCTCCGATAAGACCAACCCCGTTCTGCTGGAGACTGTGCAAGTTGCACAGGATGGCGAGCGCGTGGCAATGATAACGATGCTGAGCGGCGGATTTTCAATCATCGTCGGCACTGATTCGGGAGCACTCTCTCAATGGTTCCCGGTACGTAAAGAATCCAACCGATTTGCACTGACCAGAATCCGTGGCTTCGATGCAATGCCCGCCGGCATTACCGCAATAGCGCCTGAATTTTTCCGCAAGGGCTTTGTTGTCGGCGATGCAAAAGGAAATTTCGGTAGCTACTATGCGACGTCGCGACGCACTCTATTTGTAGAGAACTTGGGCGATGTACCGTTGACCGCACTGGCAGTTCCTCCGCGCGGCAATGGTTATTTAGCACAGGATACGAATGGTCAAGTGCATTCCGCAGTGGTGCATAACGAGTATCCAGAAGTGTCTTTCCATAGTCTGTGGCAGAAAGTCTGGTACGAAAGCTACGAAGAGCCGGATTATGTGTGGCAATCCTCCGCTGCTAACTCTGAGTTCGAGCCAAAGTTCAGTCTGTCTCCACTCACGTTCGGCACCATCAAGGCCGCAAGCTACGCGATGCTGGTTTCGGTGCCCTTAGCACTGCTCGGTGCCATATTTACAGCCTATTTCATGTCGCAGCGCATGCGCACGATTGTCAAGCCGACCATCGAAGTCATGGAAGCGCTTCCTACCGTAATTCTGGGCTTCCTTGCAGGCCTTTGGCTGGCACCGCTAGTTGAAAATAATCTGGCTGGCGTCCTGCTGAGTATTTTATTTCTGCCTGTATGTATGATCGGTTCGGCTTACGTGTATCACCTGCTGCCAACCAGTTTGAAAGACCGGGTAGCACCAGGGTGGGAAGCGGCCTTCATGTTCCCGATTCTGGCCATTATGTTCTGGGTATTTTTTCAGATAGGTCATCCGATCGAAGCGGCGTTTTTCGGCGGTGATATGCCGGGATGGCTCAGCAACGAAATGGGCATCAGCTATGAACAGCGCAACTCGCTGGTAGTTGGCATCGCCATGGGATTCGCGGTAACTCCGACTATCTTTTCGATTGCAGAAGATGCAATTTTTACCGTCCCCAAACATCTGACTTCCGGTTCGCTGGCGCTGGGTGCCACATCGTGGCAGACCCTGATCGGCGTAGTGTTGTTGACCGCCAGCCCTGGTATTTTTTCAGCAGTGATGATCGGCCTTGGGCGCGCAGTAGGTGAAACCATGATTGTGCTGATGGCAACGGGCAATACTGCGGTTATGGACTGGAGTTTGTTTACGGGCTTTCGTACCCTGTCGGCCAATATCGGCGTCGAAATGCCTGAAGCGGGCGTCGGTGAAACGCATTACCGCCTGCTGTTCCTGTCGGCGCTGGTGCTGTTCGGCTTCACCTTTGTGGTGAACACGATAGCTGAATTGATACGTCAACGCATGCGCGAAAAGTACAGCACAATCTAGGAGAACAAGATGCGCGAATGGTTTAGATCTGGTACGCCTTGGATATGGCTAACAGCCGGTGCGGTAGCGCTATCGGTATTAATGGTTGTTGGCGTGATGACGCTGACAGCGGTACGGGGCTTGGGACACTTCTGGCCCAAGGAGGTGGTCGAGACGACCTTCAAGGAAAAAGACGGGCGCACCGTGCGCCTGATAGGTGAGGTACGCGAACGCGAAGAAGTGTCGCTACGCAGGCTTGCTGAAGCAGGCTTCACGATTAAAAGCGACAAAGCCTTCGTCGACCGCTTATTGGTAAAGATGGGTAACCGCGATGTCAGCGGTGTCGACTTTCGCTGGTTTCCGGCACCTTTGCTGGGAGAAATGACGACCCCGCATGATTTGGTGACTATCGAGCGTCGTGAGTGGGGCAATTTCTATGGCCACCTGAAGTCGGTCAAGGAAAATGGCGTCGTGGTTGCCAGTGGCGATGCAGCATGG
It encodes the following:
- a CDS encoding putative ABC-type phosphate transport system, permease component (Evidence 3 : Function proposed based on presence of conserved amino acid motif, structural feature or limited homology; Product type pt : putative transporter); amino-acid sequence: MKTLGRSQTASALDQAMGRRLLVDKLFKHLMSIGGIGVIIAVSTIFFYLASVVVPLFTPPKIERQTQFAAPGNAAQTTAAYSGEEQREIGVRIGTAGEVTFFRFGSGEVLSTTAVKIPDGVAISSFALGGRSSFAFGYGLSDGGVIIAKQVYQVTYPEGRRLISPIIEYPLGETPVAVDTRGQAITQLSVQHGDEGTTIAAQTADGRILVSAVSVTSNLMTGETSSRVEQSEIDSPPADTRQILIESKQREMVVLHGDNSLTRYNISDKTNPVLLETVQVAQDGERVAMITMLSGGFSIIVGTDSGALSQWFPVRKESNRFALTRIRGFDAMPAGITAIAPEFFRKGFVVGDAKGNFGSYYATSRRTLFVENLGDVPLTALAVPPRGNGYLAQDTNGQVHSAVVHNEYPEVSFHSLWQKVWYESYEEPDYVWQSSAANSEFEPKFSLSPLTFGTIKAASYAMLVSVPLALLGAIFTAYFMSQRMRTIVKPTIEVMEALPTVILGFLAGLWLAPLVENNLAGVLLSILFLPVCMIGSAYVYHLLPTSLKDRVAPGWEAAFMFPILAIMFWVFFQIGHPIEAAFFGGDMPGWLSNEMGISYEQRNSLVVGIAMGFAVTPTIFSIAEDAIFTVPKHLTSGSLALGATSWQTLIGVVLLTASPGIFSAVMIGLGRAVGETMIVLMATGNTAVMDWSLFTGFRTLSANIGVEMPEAGVGETHYRLLFLSALVLFGFTFVVNTIAELIRQRMREKYSTI
- a CDS encoding conserved hypothetical protein; putative exported protein (Evidence 4 : Homologs of previously reported genes of unknown function), whose product is MKQTMQLASLAAGAAVILALTGCATDTKQTNTATTATPAASKMTVTTAQASEFYVVLPEDGRIYAFGDTKNYMSYLAHSEVPLTRTRIGAGPGGKTVVFGITSDDVKKNEPSTAEKIMDGKLEAASNFHGEAFKAGRFYVFNDMRDMMAFTAYGEVPYSYTDIGAGPKGETLVWVMNKDSYKKGRPLSTIERFRSLRAAK
- the pstS1a gene encoding ABC-type phosphate transport system, periplasmic component (Evidence 2b : Function of strongly homologous gene; PubMedId : 16232467; Product type t : transporter), translating into MNLKKVLTVIGVASAAILTQGVYAQAVQVDPALPTYQKAAGISGNFTSVGSDTLNNLMTLWAEEYKRIYPNVNIQIQGAGSSTAPPALTEGASNFGPMSRMMNAKEVESFEKKHGYKPYAVPVAIDALAVYVNKDNPIKGLSIEEVDAMMSVGRKCGLAEDITKWGQVGMSGEWASRDIALYGRNSVSGTYGFYKDVALCKGDFKRNMAEQPGSASVVQSVATQINAIGYSGIGYKTSGVRALPLSKKKGQPFVQPDAVHSIDGTYPLARVLYVYVNKKPNQPLAPLEREFFKMVLSKQGQNVVVKDGFVPMPARMAAKAAEELSK